Within Micromonospora parathelypteridis, the genomic segment GACGACATGTTCGGCTGAGTCCAGGCTGACATCCCGCCCGGGTCGATCCACGCATCGGCCCGGGCACATCGCCCACGCCGTTCACGGTTGGCGGGTGGGTTGGTCCATGCGAGGCTGGTTCGCATGACCGCGACCCGACCCCACGCTGCGCTGGCCCAGGCGTACGACGGGATCACCGCGGTGGTCGGCGACCTGGACGACGCCGGCCTGCAACAGGCCACCCGCTGCCAGGGCTGGCTCATCGCGGACCTGCTCCTGCACGTGCTCGGCGACGCCCAACGGGCACTGGTCGCACTGGCCAGCCCGGTCGACGGTCCCGCCGACACCGACGACGTGAGCTACTGGCGCGACTTCCCCGCCGGCGGCGAAGGGGCCAGCCGGCACGCCTGGTGGGTCCGCCGGTCGGCCGCCGCGTTCGACCGCCCGACCGGGATCGTCGGGCTGTGGAGTGAGACCCCCCCGGCGGCGGTCCGCGCCGCCGCGTCAGCCAACCCCGAGGGGTACGTGACCACGCAGGGGCACGTGCTGCGCGTACCGGATTTCCTCGCCACCCTGACCACCGAGGCCGTGGTCCATCACCTGGACCTGACACCGGCGCTGCCCGGCGCGCCGCCGCCCGGCCCACTGGCCGTACGCGTCGCGGTGGCCACCATGGATGGCCTGCTCAGCGACGACACGGTCCGGCCTGCCGCCTGGGACGACCACGATTTCCTGCTGAAGGCCACCGGCCGCTTGCCGCTCACCGACCGCGATCGGTTGGAGTTGGGTGAGTCGGCGGGCTGGTTTCCGCTGCTCGGGTGATCGACGGCGGGATGCCGTGTGGGTCAGCCGATGGCCATGTCGACGAAGCGGGACAGGTGCAGTTGGGCCGCGACGGTCACGGTGTCGGTCGGGCCATTTCGATGCTTGGCGACAATGAAATCGGCCTCGCCCGCACGCGGCG encodes:
- a CDS encoding maleylpyruvate isomerase N-terminal domain-containing protein; the protein is MTATRPHAALAQAYDGITAVVGDLDDAGLQQATRCQGWLIADLLLHVLGDAQRALVALASPVDGPADTDDVSYWRDFPAGGEGASRHAWWVRRSAAAFDRPTGIVGLWSETPPAAVRAAASANPEGYVTTQGHVLRVPDFLATLTTEAVVHHLDLTPALPGAPPPGPLAVRVAVATMDGLLSDDTVRPAAWDDHDFLLKATGRLPLTDRDRLELGESAGWFPLLG